A window of Rhizobium acidisoli contains these coding sequences:
- a CDS encoding very short patch repair endonuclease: MVDSISNEQRSRLMRRVKRSNTKPEMIVRQLLHARGWRYRLHVKSLPGTPDIVFPSRRAALFVNGCFWHGHTCRLGRLPSSRREFWVPKIEANRARDQRKTDQLLAAGWRVMTIWQCSLNKPKVALEDVETFLRTAIPVAETVAKDDTPRDKC, from the coding sequence ATGGTCGACAGCATTTCCAACGAACAGCGCAGCCGTTTGATGCGCCGCGTCAAGAGGAGCAACACGAAGCCGGAGATGATCGTCCGTCAGCTTCTGCATGCGCGCGGCTGGCGATACCGTCTTCACGTCAAGAGCCTCCCCGGCACGCCCGATATCGTCTTCCCTTCCCGGAGAGCCGCGTTATTCGTCAACGGGTGCTTCTGGCACGGACACACTTGCCGCCTCGGGCGGCTCCCTTCCTCCCGGCGCGAGTTCTGGGTTCCCAAAATCGAAGCCAACAGGGCGCGCGACCAGAGGAAAACGGATCAGCTTCTAGCCGCCGGATGGCGCGTGATGACGATCTGGCAATGTAGTCTTAACAAACCGAAAGTAGCATTAGAAGACGTCGAGACTTTCCTTCGAACCGCAATTCCGGTAGCGGAGACTGTCGCCAAGGACGACACACCGAGGGATAAATGCTGA
- a CDS encoding DNA cytosine methyltransferase, with product MKQLFRRTGGQVSKTVTSGRDAVETKLPDLADDHLEGSSAWWQSFLRNGSKPAPPAGETINIVDAFCGSGGLALGVKTAIEALGNKANFAAVIDTDAVALDIHRANLGSRRCISASVATLVDYHVLGLGEDASFGYEPEVVDPALSDIGPVDMFIAGPPCQGHSNLNNHTRRQDPRNDLYVAAAALGVALNAETIIIENVPTVLNSHSNVVATAVGLLRSAGYGVSMSVLKADELGSAQRRNRHFLLAVRNCEIPADYLAGAARKLASEPLPVSWAIADLVDVASDRLLDTAPTLSSVNMDRIDYLFDHDLYDLPDAQRPDCHKNGTTYTAVYGRIHWDKPAQTITTGFGTPGQGRYIHPTRRRVITPHEAARIQGFPDWFDFAPPGTEVKRKNLAKWIGDAVHPILGYAVALSALTASESLASVQDAA from the coding sequence TTGAAGCAGTTATTTCGCCGCACGGGCGGCCAGGTGTCGAAGACGGTCACATCGGGGCGCGACGCCGTCGAAACGAAATTGCCGGATTTGGCCGACGACCACTTGGAAGGTTCGTCCGCCTGGTGGCAGTCCTTCTTGCGCAACGGCTCCAAGCCCGCCCCGCCAGCCGGAGAGACTATCAACATCGTTGACGCGTTCTGTGGCTCTGGAGGCCTAGCGCTAGGTGTTAAGACAGCCATCGAAGCTCTTGGCAACAAGGCAAATTTTGCTGCCGTCATAGATACGGACGCGGTCGCGCTCGACATTCACCGGGCCAACCTCGGATCGCGCCGCTGCATCAGCGCCAGTGTCGCGACCCTTGTGGATTACCACGTGCTCGGACTCGGCGAGGATGCGAGCTTCGGATACGAGCCGGAAGTCGTTGACCCGGCGCTTTCGGATATCGGTCCGGTCGACATGTTCATCGCCGGACCACCTTGCCAGGGGCATTCCAACCTCAACAACCACACCAGACGGCAGGATCCCAGAAACGACTTGTATGTGGCGGCGGCCGCATTGGGTGTTGCCCTGAACGCGGAGACTATCATAATTGAAAACGTGCCGACGGTCCTGAACTCGCATTCCAACGTGGTTGCCACCGCCGTGGGCCTGCTGCGGTCGGCCGGATACGGCGTTTCGATGTCGGTATTGAAAGCGGACGAACTCGGCAGCGCACAGAGACGAAACCGTCACTTTCTTCTGGCCGTCCGTAATTGCGAGATCCCTGCCGACTATCTCGCCGGAGCAGCGCGTAAGCTAGCGTCGGAGCCGCTTCCGGTTTCATGGGCGATCGCCGATCTCGTGGATGTCGCGTCCGATCGCCTGCTCGACACGGCTCCCACCCTTTCGTCCGTCAACATGGACAGGATCGACTACCTCTTCGACCATGACCTTTACGACCTACCCGATGCCCAGCGACCGGACTGCCACAAGAACGGCACGACCTATACCGCGGTCTACGGGCGCATTCACTGGGATAAGCCCGCGCAGACCATCACGACTGGCTTCGGGACGCCCGGACAGGGGCGGTACATCCATCCGACCAGGCGTCGCGTAATAACGCCCCACGAGGCGGCCCGGATCCAGGGCTTCCCGGACTGGTTCGACTTTGCCCCGCCCGGAACAGAAGTCAAGCGCAAGAACCTCGCCAAATGGATAGGAGACGCAGTGCATCCTATCCTCGGATATGCGGTAGCCCTTTCTGCCCTCACCGCCTCCGAGAGCCTTGCGAGCGTGCAGGACGCGGCCTGA